A stretch of Arachis hypogaea cultivar Tifrunner chromosome 15, arahy.Tifrunner.gnm2.J5K5, whole genome shotgun sequence DNA encodes these proteins:
- the LOC112751193 gene encoding uncharacterized protein — protein MGPDAFLQLCEKLRATRQVRDTKHVTVEEQVARFLYIIAHNVKTRTVSFFYHRSGETVSRHFHALLGAIILLEDEFLRQPSASIVSPAILHNHRFYPYFRDCIGAIDGTHFCVKVPIADQPKFRGRKDWPTQNVLAACDFDMKFTYVLTGWEGTASDSKVLKNALSRDDNFKLPREKFYLGDAGFMLKHGLITQYRSVRYHLKEYASRGPENEKELFNLRHASLRNVIERSFGVLKKRFAIITSGTEPHYDFETMTEIVLACCILHNFLMGVDPDPHLIAQVDRELQENNPEEDEVVRHEQDEDYRWGAY, from the exons ATGGGCCCTGATGCATTTCTTCAATTGTGTGAGAAATTAAGAGCAACACGTCAAGTGAGGGATACAAAACATGTTACAGTagaggagcaagttgctaggtTCTTGTATATAATAGCTCATAATGTGAAAACTAGAACCGTTTCTTTTTTCTACCACCGGTCTGGAGAAACTGTTAGCCGCCACTTCCATGCTTTGTTAGGGGCAATTATTTTACTAGAAGATGAATTTCTTCGACAACCATCTGCATCCATTGTTTCTCCGGCGATCCTTCACAATCATAGATTTTATCCTTATTTCAGG GATTGTATTGGAGCTATAGATGGAACACATTTTTGTGTCAAAGTACCCATAGCGGATCAACCTAAATTTCGAGGGagaaaagactggccgacacagAATGTATTAGCTGCATGTGATTTTGATATGAAGTTCACTTATGTATTAACGGGTTGGGAAGGAACAGCATCTGACTCAAAAGTTCTTAAGAATGCATTATCGAGGGATGATAATTTTAAACTTCCACGAG AAAAATTTTACCTTGGGGATGCTGGATTTATGCTGAAGCATGGATTAATTACCCAATATCGAAGTGTAAGGTATCACCTAAAAGAGTATGCAAGCCGTGGcccagaaaatgaaaaagaattattTAATCTTCGTCATGCTTCATTGAGAAATGTTATCGAAAGGTCATTTGGAGTTTTAAAGAAAAGATTTGCAATAATCACAAGTGGCACTGAACCACATTATGACTTTGAGACTATGACTGAAATTGTGCTAGCTTGTTGCATATTACATAACTTTTTAATGGGTGTAGATCCTGATCCACATCTCATAGCTCAAGTTGACCGAGAACTACAAGAAAATAATCCAGAAGAGGATGAAGTAGTTCGACATGAACAAGATGAAGACTATAGGTGGGGGGCATATTAA